The stretch of DNA ATTTAAAGAAATCAATTTGACAAAGCAACGCAGCACAAACCAATCCATCAACTAGTAAACAGCTCATTAATTAATTCTCAGGAGTGAAAAACAGAATAATATCCAGATTCATAGTTGACGAACAACCGCAGAATTATAAAAAAGTACTTCCGGTACAGGCAAATCATCAACACAAGTCATCGTCATACAGTCTATCTCTTGTGAGTACAAATGCCAGGGACTCTGCCAGGCATGTCGAGCACCTCATCGTCCGGCCTCAGATCGATCACCTCTTGACTTGAGCTCACAGCAAGATACATGCAGACGCAATCCATAGTGATAGTCGAGAGAGAAGAGAAAGTTTTTTACCTGCCAGGAACAACACGGGTCACGAGTTTCTTTCTACCTGCGCCTTGGGGTTGGGGAAGAGCTGCTGCTCCCGCTGTCGCTAGAGCCACTCCTTCCTCTGGGAGGCCTGAGAGACATGTCATTTTTTTTTAGTTTTACAAATATAAGCTAGTAGCAATTCAGTTTCAATATGTGGAAATAATGCAAAACACCACATGATTTAAAACCGTCGCATACCTTCTAGGGCTGCGGCTCCTTGACACCCTTCTCGGTCCCTGTAGAAGAAAGTTATCAGAATTTAACGTCTTATATTAGTACTACGTACAAGGACCAAAATAACAGAACCAAACATTCAAGTACTGTTTTCTACGGGAGGCAACAGAAACCACTGAGATGTTGCGCTCACCTTTCTTGGAGGACTGGGTGATGCAGAATAGGATGAATCTGACCTTCCACGCCTCAATGGTGGTCCCCGGCCCCTGCTACCACAAAGAGAATTAGGAAGACTCCAGGAATATCATTTTGGAAGCTGAACAAAGAGATGAGCTCCATTGGAAGATTTGCAAGGTGGAATGTCATTACCTGCGTGGAGAAATTGATCTGGAGCGGGAGTGAAGagggcggcgaggaggaggggAGCGGCTGTGACGAcgcggaggtggtggtggtggcctTCTTGGAGGACTCCTCAACCTCCTTGGTGGTGGTGATCTGCTTCCAAAAGCAAGAACCAATACAATTAATGTAGTTGAAAAAACTGATATAGAAGAACATCCTGACAACACAACACAGAACCCAATAGACCAACACAGAAAACCCAAGCTATCTTCGCACATGGAGTTTCAACAATTGGCGCATAGAGACTGCTCATCAAAATGTACAGCAAAATCATATAGTCAATTACAATTGTACAAACATGGAATAGATGGACAGAGTTACACACAGGAATGAATGAGAAGCAATACCCAAAACATTTAACACATCAAGCCAGTGTAAAATATATCATACAGAGGACTGAGTATATAAGATAGTCAGGCTAGTTGTACAGAAGTGATCGACAGCACAAGCTCAAAGTGACTTACCGCCGTCTGGGAGGCCCAGGTGAGCGCCTAGGAGGCCCCGGGGAGCGTCTGCGCGGTGATAAGCTGCCACGACCCCTCCTAAGGTGACAGTTGCAAGACCAGTTGTCAGCAATTTATCAGCATTACAATACCCTAGATACAAGAATGGCAGTTTTGAAAACTCACCGCATTGGTGACCTATGCCTTCTAGGTGAAGGAGAACGTCTTCTAATTGGAGATCCTGGTCTTCTATCACCACGCCTAACAGGGGAAAGATCTGGTCGACGACGAATAGGAGAATCAGCACGACGCCTTGGAGATGGATTGGGTGGACGCCGGGGTGACTCAGCCCTTCTATTTGGAGGAGACCTCTTTCGCGGCGGAGAAGCTGGCTTCTTTCGTGGAGATGCTGCTGGCAAATGAAACAGGATTGGATCATCAATAAAAAAGGCAAAATATCCACCTAGAAATTATCCTAGATGGGGGCAATGCTTATTAAACAACCAGATCACAGAGAAATGCCCATTATAGTAGGCCCTGAATAACCTATAAGCTATATAAAGCTTCAGACACTTACATCCCCCCGGCCGCTGCTGAGCATCCTTTTCAGCACCAATAGCAACTTTATCATTCGGAGGAGCATCTCTtttggggggaggaggaggtggctttAAAGGTGAAGAAGCCCTTTGGCGTGGTGGCAGTGTGAACTTCAACTTGACAACATTTCCATCAATTTGCCCCTGAGAAGATATGAAGTTTTTTTTTGTCATATTTgcataagaaaaataaaaaacatACGGCAGAAAGCATATCAAAAACATAAGGCAGAAGGCATACACCATCCATGTAAAGAAGAGCCTTCTCAGCATCAGTCCTCTTCTTGAACTCAATGTATCCATACCCACGAGGGAGATTAACCTATATATATTAAAAAGCTCAGATTAGATGTCAAGAGACGGGAGAAGCTTTATCAGATAATACCAATGCAACACTTCTTACAAATTTGTCCATTGATAGCTCCACATTCACCACTTCACCAAAATTTCCTGCAAATTAAGGATGGTTAGCTCATTATACTATGTGTgttatactccctccggtcctttttactctgcatataagaATTGTCTGAGGTCAAACTTCTCAAACtttgaccatatttatatgaAAACATATTAACATCTATcatgctaaagttatacaatatgaaactttaagtcCTGATGCATGAACAGGTATTGATTtcacattgtgaatgttgatttttttttctatgaagttggtcaaactttacgaggcttgacttcagacaaatcttatatgcgaaataaaaaggaccggagggagtaccaAGGATGGTTAGCTCATTATACTGTGTAACATAGTAATCGGAAAACAGATCATTGTTCCAATGCTTTCTGCAACCCTCAAAATTGCTGTCATGAACAGGACTTAGAACAAAGCAATAATAGTTCTGTTCCATAATCTCCATCTGAATACTGGCATAAGGGCATGCACGATGCTTACAATTTCAACTTCAAACATGAGAGCCCCTAGCCTACCACTCCGATGAAATTGATTAATGACGATGTTACCTCTAGCAATTACGGAAGTATCTCAAAATTTTACCAAATAAGTTAAACATCAAGCTAAGTTAAGATCAATCACTTTCATGCCCGATCCACAGAAGAACATAAGTTGTCGATAAAAGTTGCACAACTAAACCTTCGAGAAATTAAGATACAAGATCATGGAACACGAAGATAAACTCACCAAATATCTCCTTCAAATGAGCCTCATTCACATTTCTGGATAGATGATCAACATGTAGTACAACCGACTGAGGAGGAGGAGATGCTTTCCTGAAACAAGTAGGCACCAATTTggtaagtactccctccgtccgaaaatacttgtcaccAAAATGGATAGaaagagatgtatctagaactaaaatacgtctagatacattcccttttatccattttgatgacaagtatttccggacggagggagtatgttacATGCATAACAAGAGAGCACAATACATTCTCACTATATCTAACTACGAGAGACAGAAACAACAAGGTCAGTAATGCAACCAAGGCACCAACAGTAGTTATATCATGCTAACATAAAGGAACTGGAGAAGCTAAAAAATAATGGGCACCGGACAGGCATGGTAGTTGTCATCCGAAAATGCATCAATTAAATACCAATTTTTATGTTGAGTAGCTATTCTGTGGGAGACAAAATGATAAAAAGTTCAAGTGGCATATGCTTATATGAACAAGCATCAATGCAGTGCGGGtagaaaaaatataaaatatacaGATCCTCTGCAAGCTTGTACCTAGGAGGTGAAGCTTTCTTCGGTGGGGGAGATGATGAGTGGCCTTTCCTTGATGGTGACCCTTTTTTGAGAGCGGGTGAAGGTGATCGACCTTTCTTTGCTCCAGGTGAACTGTGTAGATAGCAGCGCCGTAAATAAATGTTTCCAGATTAAAGATAATTAACATAAGAAAACACACCAAAATACAAGCCACCAAAGAACCCTGCTTTAGTCAAATGCAGCAAGCAAGGCAACTTTTGAGTATGAGCATATTCAGTGCAATTTGCAATAAAATTAGAGCAGCAACCATGACAAGTTAAAGCAATGGTTTAAAAGGTAAAAAGAAGAAGGAATTGGTATCAGTAAGATCTGGTTCATCTAGAACTTTAAAGAAGAGGTATTGAACTGATCTTAGGACTATAAATACAGATATGTTTCAAATGGATAAACAGGTGCAGGGAAAGAATCAAACTGGAACTCAGAGATTCAGTGGAGGCTAAATGCATAAAAATACAAAGCCAAACTAAAAAATTCATGCATGTACAGCCTACGGTTAAACTTAAATAGGATGCTTAGTGGCACTAGCACATGCAGACCATCACAGACCTTCTTTGCCAAGGGAGTAGCAGATGTAACACATTTAAATGCTCACACCAAGCAGCTAACAAACAACAAAGTCACATCTGAATTATGAGGCTCTGTCTCTGGCAATTAACTTCAGTTTCCATCCTATCTCAAGCATCACTCAAAAACACATTTTTCAATGAACATGGTTATTTTAAATACCTTGTACAATATAGATACTAAAAACCTGCATCCGTATTATTCGATCCCAGAAGTGGCTACGCTTGACAACATAGAAAATTTAACAAGCAGGACACATATACATTCGTAATTTCACACATCAGAATCATCCATCCTAAGCTATAGCGTAGTCCAGCTGCTGTGCACTCCTTAAAAATCGGTTCTATCACCTAGAAACTGTGGATTTATATAGATGAACAAAGACAAGAACTATCTACCCCAGCCTTTAGCACCAAGTCGAGAAAACAAGGCCCCAAGCAGGCGCACAAATTGGTGTTCAATGTTGTCTCCGACGGAGTGCGGCCCAAATCAGTTAATCCAACGCTAACCTTTCAAGCATACGGCATTGTGCAGATGAGAGGCAGGGCAAACGCAAGCAGGCACGAGCAGACCCCCACGGCCCTGAAGGAGCCACTCCTCCAAGCCGTTGGGAACATACACACAGTGTTGGACAAGCACAGGCACAGGATTCAGTCAACAAATCCAGCGCGGGGACCATCGCCGGCCTGGAACCCAGGGCCCGAGCACCACCCCGCCGCCCCAAGAGGCCGCAATTCGGAATCTACGAACAAGCCGTCGAAACCCCAGAGCCCAAAACCCCAGGGCTGAATCCGCACGAGGACGGATCCGGGGCCGCGCGGCGGCGGGGGAGGATGGGAGGGGAAGGGAAGGACGGCGGTTGCTCACCTGCGCTTGGCGGCGGGAGGGGAGCGGCCCCGGGAGCGGGCGGGCGATGAGGAGGACGACGAGAGGGAGCGGGAGCGCGAGCGCGAGCGGGAGGAGCCCGAGGACgcggagcgggaggaggagcccGACGAGGACCGCGAGCCGGAGCGGCCGCGGCGGGGCTTCgccatcggcggcggcggcgagcgggcgTGCGGACGGGTTCTGGACTCTGGACAGGGGCTAGCTAGGGTTTTGCTCGGGGGGATATGGATGGATGGGGTAAAGGGAGAGAGGGAGGACGGGGCGTGGTAATTGGATTTGGAGTGGGGTTTCCCTCCGGACCCACCCGCAGGGACACATGGCGGTCCAGTTTTCTCTTTCTTCCTCTCTTGCACAATTCTGCAGCGTTTCCACATGCTTTGATTTTATGATGAAGATTTTGAACAAATTTGTTTTAATTTTAGAGAAAGGCTGCCGCCTTCAAAACAGGGTTCCGCTGGCTGACCGCACCAGCCCGCGTTTGATTTTGGTATAACCTTTCGAGAAAAAAAAAAGTCTGCAGCGATGGCTTCGGTTGCGCGATCATTGCAAGAGGGCATGGCATTTTTACCAGCATGGTTACTTAAGGGAAACATATCAGCATTGCGTAGCAAAGCCGACGCATTCTTGCATTTGCTCCTCAATTCCAGAGCTGGAGCCAGCAAATTCTGCTCATCCTTCAAATATTTACAGCGCTACCAAAAAAAAAAGTGGCACCACACGTCCGTCCCAGAAGGAACAAGAAAAGGCGTCGGTCGCGCTCTCCCTTCCTTCTCTACATACCGTGTGCCTCACGGACGGCCTGCGTGTCGGCTAGCATCTCTCGAAGATCTTGTAAAGCTTGTCTAGAGAAGCAATCTGCACAGGTTCAAAATACAGCTCAATATCAGAGTGTGTTGATGCCACGTCATCTATCGATAATAAGGTATTTCACACAGTTCTAGTGGTTGCACTTGAAACCATGccattttttttcctttttacgACTCATTGTCGAAACAAAGTTGGCATGCCTACTCGCGAACAATGTCGCGTGTAATGTGGCTTGGTGATTGTTTGGGAAAAAATACTtagctactccctccattcctaaatatttgtctttctagagacttcaacgagtgactacgtacggagcaaaatgagtgaatctacactttaaaatatgtctatatacatccatatgtggtagttcatttgaaatctctaaaaggacaaatatttagaaacggatgGAGTACTACTTAGTACCATAATTTTACGACTTTATGATAGGTAACTTTTTAGGCAGCATGCTTGTGTGAGAAAAGGCAATGGGCATTGTGGCGCCAACATTGAGCAGTAAATAGACAGGAGTGCAGTGACAGGCTATGGTGCGAGCATAAGCAGATGACTGAAGCACCAAACATAAAGGACAACTGAAGCCGGGTGGGGAGGGAACCTGGACGAATGTTCCGTCTGTTGCCATCGACTTAGGGGGCTTGAGGAAAAGTCGCATGGACGGGAACAAGACGTGCTGGATGGTCCACTCGCGTTGAGCCCATGCCGCCTCTGCTTCCGCAAGCAGCTCTTGGTCAATGTCATCTTCATCTGTAATGGAGTACATATTTAGCCCCAATGGCAATTAACTCTGAATGAATATCTAGTTGCAGCATCATATATAATGGATATATTCTTTAGTATGTCTATTACAGTGTCATGTCATCTTGGCGGTTAATGGGAAGCAAAGTGGGAGAAACTGCGGATTCTGTTACCTACTAGGGTGTAACACTAAGCATATATGTTCTTCATGCACTTTAATGGGTATACAACTATAGAATACAGATACCCAACAAGCTCACCTGTACTTGTTAAATCGTTATCAGCCTGCCCAGCACTTTCCATGGAATCTTTATTTTTCTTGTATAATCGAATGCCTTTGCCAGATGGATTTGGAAGGATGGGAGGATGAAGCGCATAGAAGTTTCCAATAGCAGCTGCTGCCGTTCTGAAGCACTCTTTCTCAACGTCCCAGGCAATCTATTATAAGATGGTAATCACTAAAAATCAGGACTGCCAGTTTGCATAACTAAAGTAAAATCTGAAACAAAATATATCATAAAGCAACAACTCCCGGAAATGGAATTCCGAAACAACTTAAAATATGAATAAGAAACAGAAGTTACTCGCGGCCAGCTAGCTGCCATATCTACATGAAACACCGAAATTAAATTTTGAACATGATATCAGCCTGAAAACCTACTTGCCATCGCCTCAGCAGGGAATGGATAATCAAATATCATGACCAAATTTAAAATACCATATGTAATGAACGCAACAGCATAACAAAAGGAAACCTACATCATTTCCTAGAGTCAACATGAACTCTGGAAGGCGATCCATATCAGGGGTGTACTGATCAAGTACAACAGGAAGTCTGGTCAGGTTGCCACCTTGATCAATGTGAATAGAGAAGTACTCATTAATCATCTCAGCATTTTCTTTTAGTATCTCAGTGTTCACCTGCAAACAAGCACTATCTTCATCAACAGAGCGATGCTACATGAATCAAACGATTGAGCCGTATTACAAGAATCAAGAAACAGAAACAATATGCAGGTGGACAAATAAAAAACTTATATCTGTTCCATCACCTACAAGATCAACTATGACTCGAGGAATTAAGAAAATAACTTACTTCTGCAATTTCTAGTTTCTCCTTCTCATTTACATCACTCATTGACTCGTCATCTTTCAGTGCCATTGTCAGCAACTCCAGAAGCGGAGCAGGTTCACTGAGCTGTATAGCATTGAAGTTCCCAAAACGGCACAAGGCTTGTTGGTACATGAGTTCTTTGCTGCATCACAAGCTGAATCATCAATATCACATAGTACAGAAAAGAAAACAATGCAATATTTGGAAGAGGTGCTTATTAGGCATTCAACTGGATGTGATATGAATGGATAGCAGTTTGATGGTGGTGTGCGCAAGCAATATTGTTTGTGTGCACATGCATTTGCAAATATGTACAGGTAACTGGGGTATCGGTTACCTTCAAAGAGCTATGTCAGATATTAGAAGAAAAAATCTAGCTTAAATAAGAGATATAAGGCATGGAAGAGTAAGACTAGTCATCAATGTAATGTATAGAGTTTACCTAACATTTACCACATTGACAAGGTATAAGAGGGTATTGTGTTGTATCAAAGCGAAAACTTCATCGGCAACTCCAACATATGTGCAATTCTTAACAATATCGAAAAGGCCTAGCAGAAATACATAAATCATCAGTCTACAAAAATGGAGACAGATTCAGACATCACAGGTTAAGATGAGCTCACCAGGATGTAAGTTAGAATCTATTTCTGTAACAAGCTCATGGCGACTGGACAAATCACCAGCATCTTTTGGATTTCTTCTTGATCTTACAATATTTCTTGGAAACCATATACAAACAGAAGAAAAAAATCAGCCACAGTAAAAAAAATAGCGAATCACTGTACTCCCTTCTTCAAATAGAATTTATGAATTGGCAACCAATGTAGAAAAAGGTCCAGCACTCGCAACTTAACCAGAGTTATAGACTTGTAGCATGTAAACAGCATGAATCATTAAATCCTCACATGAGGAAAGGCAAACAACAGGTACTTAGTGCACAATTTGATGCGCATGCAGAAAAAACTCAGGGAGCACAAACAGATGACCAAATAAGACAGCATAAAAAATACAGAAAGTGGTGACCGGTGTCAACTTGCTAATGAAGATCATACCTTACGGCAATAAGGTCAGATTTCTTTTCAAGATTTGAAGTTTGACCTTGCCAATAGGTGTGCAACCTTCCAGATGGATCGCGTGGATCTGTTCTGACCATTTGGCTCACAGGAATCTTTTGAGATTTTTCTCCTACAGTAT from Triticum urartu cultivar G1812 chromosome 3, Tu2.1, whole genome shotgun sequence encodes:
- the LOC125546169 gene encoding serine/arginine-rich splicing factor SR45 isoform X2 — translated: MAKPRRGRSGSRSSSGSSSRSASSGSSRSRSRSRSLSSSSSSPARSRGRSPPAAKRSSPGAKKGRSPSPALKKGSPSRKGHSSSPPPKKASPPRKASPPPQSVVLHVDHLSRNVNEAHLKEIFGNFGEVVNVELSMDKFVNLPRGYGYIEFKKRTDAEKALLYMDGGQIDGNVVKLKFTLPPRQRASSPLKPPPPPPKRDAPPNDKVAIGAEKDAQQRPGGSSPRKKPASPPRKRSPPNRRAESPRRPPNPSPRRRADSPIRRRPDLSPVRRGDRRPGSPIRRRSPSPRRHRSPMRRGRGSLSPRRRSPGPPRRSPGPPRRRSPPPRRLRSPPRRPPPPPPRRHSRSPPPRRPLHSRSRSISPRRGRGPPLRRGRSDSSYSASPSPPRKGPRRVSRSRSPRRPPRGRSGSSDSGSSSSSPTPRRR
- the LOC125546169 gene encoding serine/arginine-rich splicing factor SR45 isoform X1; the encoded protein is MAKPRRGRSGSRSSSGSSSRSASSGSSRSRSRSRSLSSSSSSPARSRGRSPPAAKRSSPGAKKGRSPSPALKKGSPSRKGHSSSPPPKKASPPRKASPPPQSVVLHVDHLSRNVNEAHLKEIFGNFGEVVNVELSMDKFVNLPRGYGYIEFKKRTDAEKALLYMDGGQIDGNVVKLKFTLPPRQRASSPLKPPPPPPKRDAPPNDKVAIGAEKDAQQRPGGSASPRKKPASPPRKRSPPNRRAESPRRPPNPSPRRRADSPIRRRPDLSPVRRGDRRPGSPIRRRSPSPRRHRSPMRRGRGSLSPRRRSPGPPRRSPGPPRRRSPPPRRLRSPPRRPPPPPPRRHSRSPPPRRPLHSRSRSISPRRGRGPPLRRGRSDSSYSASPSPPRKGPRRVSRSRSPRRPPRGRSGSSDSGSSSSSPTPRRR